Part of the Anopheles coluzzii chromosome 3, AcolN3, whole genome shotgun sequence genome is shown below.
GCAAGAATTAGAAACATAGAAACGAGCGCGAGTGCAATTTTTAGTAAGAATTCAACGATGGAACAGCCGATCGAACCCGATGTAGAGGTTACCTTTACAATGCCTAGCTTTAATTTATCCACCGATCCGACGGCCGAAGCGGATGCAAAGCAACCACAACCAACATCGATTCCTGCAACGACAAACGCAACGATTCCAGCAACCGGTGGTGGCAACGCAAATGTCGCAGTACCTGCCACTCCAAAGCGAAGAGGCAGCGCAGTGAAAGAGCACACATCCGATTCTAAATTACAGAAACTAGAAGAGAAGGCCACCAAGGCTCAGGAGGCCTATGAGAAGGAAGAGAAGCTGCGCAAGGAGCTGGAGGCCCTCAACAGCAAGCTGCTGGCTGAGAAGACCGCTCTCTTGGACTCGCTGTCCGGTGAGAAGGGTGCCCTCCAGGAATACCAGGAGAAGGCCGCCAAGCTGACCGCCCAGAAGAACGACCTGGAGAACCAGCTGCGCGTAAGTATCCCGTGTTATGGTGGAAGTGCTTACAACTATAGGGCGATCTTTGCAAAGATCGTCTTTGTGTCGTTCGCCCGCCCGCCAGCGGATGCTGCGTTTGCTCACTATACTTACTATTACTGTGTTGTTTCGTGCGCGGTTCTATCGTTCTACAGGACACCCAGGAGCGCCTGGCCCAGGAAGAGGATGCCCGCAACCAGCTCTTCCAGACCAAGAAGAAGTTGGAGCAGGAAATCGGCAGCCAGAAGAAGGATGCTGAGGACCTGGAACTGCAGATCCAGAAGATTGAGCAGGACAAGGCCTCGAAGGATCACCAGATCCGCAACTTGAATGATGAGATCGCCCACCAGGATGAGCTCATCAACAAGCTGAACAAGGAGAAGAAGATGCAGGGTGAGGTCAACCAGAAGACCGCCGAAGAGCTGCAGGCCGCCGAAGACAAGGTGAACCACCTGAACAAGGTGAAGGCCAAGCTGGAGCAGACTCTGGATGAGCTGGAGGACTCGCTTGAGCGCGAGAAGAAGCTGCGCGGTGACGTCGAGAAGGCTAAGCGCAAGGTTGAGGGTGACCTCAAGCTGACCCAGGAGGCTGTTGCCGATCTGGAGCGCAACAAGAAGGAGCTGGAGCAGACCGTCCTGCGCAAGGATAAGGAGATCTCCGCCCTGTCTGCCAAGCTGGAAGACGAGCAGTCGCTGGTTGgcaagctgcagaagcagatCAAGGAACTGCAGGCTCGCATTGAGGAGCTCGAGGAGGAAGTCGAGGCCGAGCGTCAGGCCCGCGCCAAGGCTGAGAAGCAGCGTGCTGATCTGGCCCGCGAGCTCGAGGAGCTGGGCGAGCGTCTGGAGGAGGCTGGCGGTGCCACCTCGGCCCAGATTGAGCTGAACAAGAAGCGTGAGGCTGAGCTGGCTAAGCTGCGCCGCGATCTGGAGGAAGCCAACATCCAGCATGAGGGCACTCTGGCTAACCTGCGCAAGAAGCACAACGATGCCGTCGCTGAGATGGCCGAGCAGGTCGATCAGCTGAACAAACTGAAGACCAAGTGAGTATCGCGTAATGCCCCATCCTTCATAGGGTCTTGTGGGGCCCTGTTTACCTTTCTTTCGCAGGTCTGGTTGCAAGTGCCCTAACGACGCCACAAAGGGATTGCTGTTTGGTTGGAATGCGCGAAACGGTTGATCTAAACTGCatatttctttctcttttctttctcgCAATCTATATCTGCTCttgccaaacaaacaaaaaatctcttGCTTCTCGTACGCTCGTGGGGTGATATTTGCGGgaaatatgaaaacaaaacgcaataCTAACCAGGGCTGAACATGACCGCGCTAACATGTACAATGAGCTGAACAACACTCGTACTGCCTGCGATCAGCTGTCCCGCGAAAAGGTAACGTATCGGACACAGCCATGGAAAGGCATCTGCTCTTTCATACCACCGACGACCGCGTGCCCATGGGTGTACAACATGAATTACACTACAacaagggaaaacaaaaagccgAAGGAATCGACTAGCTTTCCTTTTCACCTCCTTCCCTATATTACATATCCAACCAAAGCAAAATTCAACCAACGAAGCAATTGAACCGATCCACAAACAGAGTACCAGACACGGACAGCAACACAACGGCAACAGAAGTGGCGATTGTGGCACATAACATAGAATGTGCTAAAGATGATCTTCATCTGCCTAGCAAACGTTGACAATTTCTATCAAAATCGAATATGTTTCATTTACAAACGAATGGTCCAACACAGAAATCATATATTCTCTTTCTGTTCACAATACTTATTCTCCTCAGAGCTGAGAAAGAGCGTACTCAATACTTTGCTGAGTTGAACGATGCCCGCATCGGTTGCGATCAGCTTTCCAATGAAAAGGTATACAGAGGCCATTAGCAATATTCAGCGTTCTTGTGCTCTTTCCGCTGCTGAATACTACTGATCTTACTAAAGAGTTGAATTTCATAGCTCTCTAAAACTTTCTACCAGAATCATTTTTAACCGTTTTGCTTCTTAAAATCTATAAGCAATTTACTACAACCCAATGCGCAGGCTAAAACACTACTGCAAACGATGTCTTTATTGACTTGCCGAATTACGCTGTAAATATATTTCGCCTTCTTTTCGAATGTATCGCCGTAAGCTCTACTCTGAGTAATCTTCTAAATTGAAATATTGGCTGCCTCTTCAACAATTTACTCTACTGCCAAATTCATTCATactaacacacatacacacaaacattcacTTTCTATCATTACTACTGTGTATATGACAAATTCCATTTCTACTTCAGTAAATTTACACACTTATATTTCCTTTAAAATTTCACTAGCCATACCAATTCACATAACCATCTTGTTGATACACTCACTCGGCTATACGCATCCTCTGTACAGAGCCAGATGTTTGACTACTGCGTACAGCGCAGCATGTGCCACTTGCTAACCCGTTTCTTTGATCGTGATGTACACAGGCCGCCCAGGAGAAGATCGccaagcagctgcagcacacTCTGAACGAAGTACAAAGCAAGTTGGACGAAACCAACCGCACTCTGAACGATTTCGATGCCTCCAAGAAGAAGCTGTCGATCGAGAACTCCGATCTGCTGCGCCAGCTGGAGGACGCCGAGTCGCAGGTGTCGCAGCTGAGCAAGATCAAGATCTCGCTCACTCAGCAGCTCGAGGATACCAAGCGTCTTGCCGACGAGGAGGCTCGCGAGCGCGCCACCCTGCTGGGCAAGTTCCGCAACCTGGAGCACGACCTGGACAACCTGCGCGAGCAGGTTGAGGAGGAGGCTGAGGGCAAGGGAGACATCCAGCGCCAGCTCAGCAAGGCCAACGCTGAGGCTCAGCTGTGGCGCAGCAAGTACGAGTCGGAGGGCGTTGCCCGTGCCGAGGAGCTCGAGGAGGCCAAGCGTAAGCTGCAGGCCCGCCTTGCCGAGGCTGAGGAGACCATCGAGTCGCTGAACCAGAAGTGCATTGCACTGGAGAAGACCAAGCAGCGCCTGGCCACCGAGGTCGAGGATCTGCAGCTCGAGGTTGACCGTGCCTCGTCGATTGCCAACGCTGctgagaagaagcagaaggcGTTCGACAAGATCATTGGAGAATGGAAGCTGAAGGTCGACGATCTGGCCGCCGAGCTGGATGCCTCGCAGAAGGAGTGCCGCAACTACTCGACCGAGCTGTTCCGTCTGAAGGGTGCCTACGAGGAGGGCCAGGAGCAGCTTGAAGCCGTCCGCCGTGAGAACAAGAACTTGGCCGATGAGGTCAAGGATCTGCTGGACCAGATCGGTGAGGGTGGCCGCAACATCCACGAGATCGAGAAGTCGCGCAAGCGCCTGGAGGCCGAGAAGGACGAGCTGCAGGCCGCCCTCGAGGAGGCTGAAGCCGCCCTGGAGCAGGAGGAGAACAAGGTTCTGCGTGCTCAGCTTGAACTGTCTCAGGTCCGTCAAGAAATTGACCGCCGCATCCAGGAGAAGGAAGAAGAGTTCGAGAACACTCGCAAGAACCACCAGCGCGCCCTGGACTCGATGCAGGCTTCCCTGGAGGCCGAAGCCAAGGGCAAGGCCGAGGCTCTGCGTATGAAGAAGAAGCTGGAAGCCGACATCAACGAGCTGGAGATTGCTCTGGATCACGCCAACAAGGtaagcaaacgaacgaacagcATCCCCATCCGGTGCCAGCAGCACCATCTGAAACAAAACTAACCCGATAATCCACTCGTTTCATACGCAGGCTAACGCTGAGGCCCAGAAGAACATCAAGcgctaccagcagcagctgaaggaCGTCCAGAGCGCCCTGGAGGAGGAACAGCGCGCCCGCGACGATGCCCGCGAGCAGCTGGGTATCTCGGAGCGCCGTGCCAACGCTCTCCAGAACGAACTGGAGGAGTCGCGCACCCTGTTGGAGCAGGCCGACCGTGGCCGTCGCCAGGCCGAGCAGGAGCTCAGCGATGCTCACGAGCAGCTGAACGAAGTGTCCGCCCAGAACGCTTCGATCGCCGCCGCCAAGAGGAAGCTCGAGTCTGAGCTGCAGACCCTGCACTCCGACCTGGATGAGCTGCTGAACGAGGCCAAGAACTCCGAGGAGAAGGCCAAGAAGGCTATGGTTGATGCCGCTCGTCTGGCTGATGAGCTGCGCGCCGAGCAGGACCATGCCCAGACCCAGGAGAAGCTGCGCAAGGCGCTTGAGCAGCAGATCAAGGAGCTGCAGGTCCGCCTGGATGAGGCCGAATCGAACGCCCTGAAGGGAGGCAAGAAGGCTATCCAGAAGCTGGAGCAGCGCGTCCGCGAGCTCGAGTCGGAGCTGGACAGCGAACAGAGACGACATGCCGATGCCCAGAAGAACCTGCGCAAGTCGGAGCGTCGCATCAAGGAGCTGACCTTCCAGTCGGAGGAAGACCGCAAGAACCACGAGCGCATGCAGGATCTGGTTGACAAGCTGCAGCAGAAGATCAAGACTTACAAGAGGCAGATTGAGGAAGCCGAGGAGATCGCCGCCCTCAACTTGGCCAAGTTCCGTAAGGCCCAGCAGGAGCTGGAGGAAGCCGAGGAGCGTGCCGACATTGCCGAACAAGCTGCCACCAAATTCCGCACCAAGGGAGGACGTGCCGGTTCCGTACAGCGTGGTGCTAGCCCAGCAGTAAGTACCATGTAAACAAGGGCTGGTCCCAGCCCCCTCTCGCCTCAGTCAGCATGCCATCAACCTTTTTCGCAGTGCTTTTCAACCCAATGTTCTATCTGAGTACTTTTGAATCATCCACGCCATTTTTAACCGCTCGTGCTGCACAGGCAGCCGAGCGCGCAACGCGAACCCTTTGCtagaggaaaaaagaaaagaaaggttAGCCATCTGAATTCACTCATTTGCGCGGTTTGGCCAATTTTTATTACTAGTGGGCACCAGAGAGGGGCCATTCAGAATAAAGTCGAGTCGCGAATTTGTTAAGAAacgaaatagaaaataattgaGCGGATTACGGCTTCGTGCAGAGGATCCGACCTAGCTTAGCTTCTCTCTCCTCAGCTGAACCCTTAAGAAGATaaagaaaacagaacaaaaaacagaaacaacagcaacatcagcgTAAAATCCTTTCACACCTCGGTGAAAAACTTTATTCGAGAAGAATAAAATCGAATGATGCGAATGATATAATGATAACTTAGCTGCAATTTTCATCACCCTAGTTCGCTTTCCGTTGTGGGTTTTCTacagttttgtttgctacATAGCTATATCATCTCAACCGCAACGAATCTTTTCTTACTACTTACCCACTCTTTTGTatcttgtttatttattttttttatatctacCTTTGTATTTGCTATCGAATCtaccttttgtttttgttttatatccTACTGTTACCGCGAAGATGCTTCTCTCTTCATCCATTAAACCGAATGCAATCAGAATTACCAAATACAGTTGTACTGGAAGTCTGctaaaacgaaacgaaaccaataattcttcctttctttgtaTCAATCCAGCCGTCGGTGGTCAGAGCGTAAAGCGTGTCCGCTGACTCCCAAGCAGTTGTGTTTGATTGAGAGTATGTGTATGCGAACCGTTTTTACGACCAAAGAAATCCCAAAAGAATCCCGAAGCCTTCCTAGCAACCCCCCTCTCTACTGATACGATTGCGATTATTCCTTCGactcttcgtcttcttctgcCTTCACTTCTAcgtcttattcttcttctcgcCACCGAGCTGCAACTGCACTTCTGCAAAGAGCAAACTTTATGATacgactgtgtgtgtatgtgtgtatccAAAACGAAACTAGAACCCAAAATCCCACCATTGCAAAGTATCCGCCACCTACCATAGCGTTCGGCTTGATCAGGCCAACCAGTAAGTGCTCTTTAGCTCTCCGCAAGCCACCGATAATGGGGTTTTGCATGAGcaagtttattattttctgtttctttttttgtgttacaaTAACATATTTACCAAACATTTCCAATTGTTTCAATTGTTCCCCGTTATTGTACCCTATTTCCGTACCTACTCCAACAATCTGTAAAGGATGTCTTATACTCCTTCTCTCTCTgtattcctttttgtttctgctAATCTACTGATATTTTACCAAAACGACTAAATGTCTCCAACCAATGAAGCACCCATTAACCGAGAGCATTGTGTAGTATTATTAGCCTCATTGTCTCATTAGTGTACTATTTGTAATCGACCCGATTTAATCACATCACACCGAACAGCCCTGTACAACTCGATCATCCGCCAAACGAGCCCCTCTCATCTCACGATCGAACATACGAACGAACCCTTGAACAAGCTGGCGATGCGCAATGGGAGTTCCACCTCATTTTACTACCTACCTTTCTTCAGAAATCAGAATCGTCAATTTCTTTCACTCGATAGCACACATTatgcacagtgtgtaaaccaTTTGAGCATGGTTTCATTTCTCATGCATTTCTGGGAAGCTGTTCCCTTGGAACGACGCACAGCCATCTCATGGCATACTCACATCACATTTCATTcggtgagagtgtgtgtgtgcaatgtgttgtttttaccATTTTCTCTAACTGTCAGCTGTCGTAGAAGTTTCTTATCCCCCCATTAGCTGCCGGTGCAAAAGCCGGCTCCAAGCTACCCTACCCCCGCCACTCACTTCCTTCGCACAGCTTACCAAAAGCAATACTGACTCTGGGGTACGACCCCTGCcgtttctcttctctttttgcAGCCCCAGAGACAGCCGTCTGCCATGCCTGCTCTTGCAGGACTGAACCTTCCCACATTCGACGATCACGGTTTCTAAATTCGTTCAGCACACAACACCAACCCCCAAACAGCAACAGAACAACAGCGCAGTACACCACCTTCAGCAGCACAGGGAGTCACACCATCCAACCCTGTGTGCATCTGTTAACACTTTAGTGTCGTAACCCCGCACCAGCAAAACAAGTGTCCGCTAATCCTTTCTGTGAGTCGAGGTGTGTCCGTTCTAATGATCAGCTCCTTCTCCACGCATATCAACCCGGGGCAGCGGCACAGCGCACAAATTCGCCCTTCCCGTCAGTGACCCGCCGCCGGAAGTCGTTCGAAGCCGTTAACTATCGAAtacaaaacatgaaaaaagaGACACGTAACAACATCAACATAAAATGTACCGCGCCGGTACACAGGGAGCTAAGGAATGGGGCACGAaacatcaccagcagcaacatcgGTGCCGCGTTCGGTAAGCCAGAAAAGTAGGTAGCGGATGGAGAACGGAAAGTACTTTCGGACCACCTGTCATCCACCCGCGTCCGGACAGAggaaggaaaagggaaaagaatcAAATCTTACAGCAGCGTCGCAAATGGAAAGCTaactaaaaaaagaaaaaagagacacacaacacacgagcACGAGCAAAAAATACAAAGTTTAGGACATCTACTATCAATGGAAACACGTACGTTTGATTGGACAAACGGTTTTACGTTAAAGCTAATACGTCAGCCCTTTAAACTAGAACGCTAAAACagatttgttcttttttggcaCTTTCCCCTTCCTTCTTGGCTGTTGCTTTCCGCTTTTCTGCACCTGCACCTACTTTTCACCCCGGCACCCGGACGCATTCCTGACCCCATTGCCGGCGCGCCATCGAAATCGACAACCGAAATTCATCTCCATCACGAATCAGTGCGGTTACGGCCGCGGTTCGGTGAAATGAAGCGCCGGGCTGCACGCCCGTGTTCGAAGTGTGTCGGTCGGAAGACGATCTATTGAAACGAATGCGATCACCCTGAAAATCAACAGCGACCACGTGAGGCCCACATGAAGAAAAGCCAACAGCGACACGTGGAGTTCCCTGAACCCTCCAtatgcaaaagaagaaaacacaaaagcaTAAAGAGCGAAAATCAATCCCACtcggaagaagatgaagaacaaaaacaaaaagaaaacattcacgctaagcaaaagcaacaacaacaacggctttgcacaattgaattgaaaaacaaTCCGTTTTATATATCCGCTGTACTGCGAGTTGGTGACGACGAAGGTGGTGTGGGACATTTGAACCAAAGAGATCGATACTAAGAAGAACCCAAGGAAAACcatgaaaaactaaacaaacggAATACTTAGACATTAATGAACATCAAAACAGAAATGATAATGATTTGCAAATAGTGTTTATACAGAGTTTTTACTTCAAACCTATCCCATATTTGCTTTTGTACACCACCAACCAACGTTCAGTTTTAAATTATCCGTCGAACAAAGTTTCATTTACTATCTCCAGTTCCCTTTTCCCCAATTGCCACAGACACAACAGTCAACTCCACCCTTCGTTCTTCGAGTATGGTTTTGTacgttgtttaattttttgtatcCGTGGCAAACAGTTTTCGctctgaatgttttttttaattatattttttataacaaaagtaatacaaaatgtatttatttttataatttaaaaagatGAGAGAAGGTAATAATAACGAAATAAGATACTTCTATTCGAAAATGAATGCAACTGTGTGATTGGTTTCGGGTTCGGGAGCGATCGGGGAAAatctgggggggggggggggtgggggggtgtTTAACCATGATATCACAAGCACTTATTAGCATTATGTTGTGGAAAGAAACATTATAAAGGCTGCAGTAAATAGACGAAGCTTAATAAAAGCAACAAGGGTTAGAATATGATCGAAGCTGCAACTTTTTCGCCATATTTTTCACGCGCGCGCTCCATCCTTCGTAGGTTGAGTGTACCAAGTGCTGCTTACACGTTGGGAAATCAGCAACATTAAGATTACGATAATGTGAGGCGCGATCACTTACTCGTTTGACGCGCAAGCTTCTACAAAGTTGGGTGACATCGATTCCCAACCAGACCGACGTTCAGTTACAAAGAATGGCTATCCGGTTATGAAATAGTAGTAAGTGTTCCTGTGTAGAGAAGTATAACCACACATATCGTAACGccatagaagaaaaagaatgtCAAGatcaatgttttatttgtgtatAATTATACACATACTTATCTTAGgatattgtttaatttttgaattgtttgtttCTCGTTCTTTAGATAACAGTGATCCGTGTGAACGTTTCTAAAAAGTTGAATGCTTACAGGAGTTTCATCCCTGATTCATCCCGATAACAATGAGCAGTTTAGGCAGGAGAATGATAGATcggagcgagagcgagagcgactCGAGAGCATTAGATAAACGAAAGTGAGCGAAGACGGGCGTTTATTGGAAATGAACGAATAAAGTACcgttatattattattcttattattattcttattcttattattagtattattattatagttattattattattattattattattattattattattattattatgatgatgattattattattattattattattattattattattattattttattattattattattattattttattattattattattattattattattattattattattattattattattattattattattattattattattattattattattataattattattattattattattattattattattattattattattattattcttgttattattattattattattattattattattattattattattattattattattattattattattattattattattattattattattattattattattattattattattattattattattattattattattattattattattattattattattattattattattattattattattattattgttattattattattattattattattattcttgttattattattattattattattattattattattattattattattattattattattattattattattattattattattattattattattattattattattattattattattattattattattattattattattattattattattattattattattattattattattattattattattattattattattattgttattattattattattattattattattattattattattattattattattattattattattattattattattattattattactattattattattattattattattattattattattattattattattattattattattattatcgcAGCTGATGGATCTGAGAAACACAAAGTGCCTGAATGCCAATGATACCTACCCCTCCTATTTTTCGTGGCAGGGTTACTCTCTCGACGGATGCTTTTAGGTGACGCGagagattattattattattatcaatattattactattattaacATTTTACTGAAGTTTTTTGAGCTGAAGATTCAGTAATCCTTGCAGTAAAAGAAATGTTAACTGAATCATTCGGTAATGTTCGGGGCTCTCCAAAATGACTGCTCGTTTACTAAAATTACAATAAAGCCTTTCGcatattactgatttttcagtagtTGGTAGCTATTAAAAAGCGATGGAATATTGCTTTAAAATTAAGTTTTTATTAATGCAAAGATATTGCCAGTCCCTCAGTTCATATTCATCAATGTTTTACGTTATTTGatacagtttttatactgttTTTTGCCATAACATTTGATGATGGCTCAGTAATCGCTCACAGACATCACGAAATTTTAGCAACCACAGTTAATTGTGGCAAAGATGTTAAACACCAACACGACCGCAAATACTTTAAAATTAGTTCTGCAAGTCGAAATATCACCTTATTTTTATCGGGATGACTGTAACCATCTAccaaattaaattttgatcATCATGCGCAAGAGGACACCGCGTTACTTTGTTTTGATGTCGATTTGACATAatgaattgctgcattttcagtaatttgttttgttgatattCAGTGAAACGACCAATTTGACACtgattttactgattttcagttaaattttcattactgaaatgcattcagtaAATTGTGTTACTGCAAATAagtaaaaacatgacattTTTGCTGAAAAccagtaaaatattctattactgTATcgtttcagcaaaaaaaaactttgctgaagcaggatgagaaaatttgccGTGTAAGAATGGGAAtggatttatgaaaaaaattgtGCGTTAAAAGGGATATTTAAAGAGCTTTACAGACAATACTTTcaacataataaaataatgaacatGTTCAATTATACATTTACTAATTTATATTGGTTTCTTTTAATTGATCAAcagtgaaatgtttcattgtAAGTTATCACTTTATTTTACACTCTTCAATGGGATATTCTAGTCACCCGTATTTCCCGTAGCAAATAATAAGCAGCAAAATTAATAAAGTCGTTTTGGGACTAAAAACATTACAGCTATGAATCATTCCGCATATGCATAGTTTACGACCTTTCCTTTGGTGTAACCCAAGTTAATAGTATAATGATGAAGCAATGCGCATTCTTATTCCTCTCTGCATTGTTTGCTGTCTCTTTTAAAAACAACTTTGCTGTTCATTCAAAAGCTGTTTCAATGCACAGTAGTACAGTAACGCTTTACGATCGCTGGGTTCAGCACTATATACTATGCACGCTGATCATGTTTAGTCTTTCCCCTATTAGCCATCATTTCTGGCTGATATTGTTTGGGCTGCACACGAGCTAGTTGTAAATTTTGTGCAATATACTGCGAAAACCACGAACTGAGCCGTTTGCCCGCACCAAACTCTTCACACGTAGCCAGAAACACATCATTCAGCTGTGGCAAGATCGCATGATCGAGTGTCGGAAAGAGATGATGCAAATAGTGATCACCGAAGGTGGTTAACACTTTCAACAACGATCCCTCCACACCTCTTCGCTCTACAATTGTGGCCATCTGGTAAAgtccaaaatccatgtcattactaccgaaaagaaaagaaagagataatAGGTTTAATATGATTCGATAGTGAAATTAACATAGAAATCTGTGTAGGAAAACGTACGGAAATAAATCACCGGAATGCAGTGCTTTCGGATGATGATGGCCAGCGCTCAGTCCAATAAGCCCAAAGAAGAAGCTGGCCATCAACACCACAAACAGCCACAGTTGGAAAATTACACCGATGCGTTCCGGATTGGTAGCGTACATAAAGGCGGGCAGCAGGAAAGGAATTAGATCGTCCAGATGAAACCGGTTCTTCCCTTGGCTGAAGCTATCCATCAACCGCTTGAGGTACTCGCTCAGAAAGATCGAGCCGTATATAAACGGCCCATAGAACCAGGAACCGTACCGCTGGAAGCTGTTCTTAAGATCCGCCCACGGTAGATAGCACAGGAAGGGCTCGAACGACGAAATTTCCATATCGAGCACTGAATTCGGGAACAGGTGGTGAGAAATGGCGTGCGATACACGCCACTCCCTGAAAGAGTTCAAAACAACGAGAGATACAGTAAAAATAACTATATAACACAATTTTACCTGACGCACAACTTACCGATAGCTAAGAAACGCAATGTTAAACGCGTACATGCGCCAGTTATCTCGCTGGTGTAGAAAATTGTGCGCCGCAATTACGGTTGCGTTTACGCAGATGGCACAAACTATTCCAATGGCGAAACTTTCTAGCCTGACGGCTAGGTAGGCGGTCAGCATCACGCACACTATCAGTCCATCCACTATCTGGCGCGAGCGTTCCTTTGGCGCGGGATTCACGCGGCCCAACTGTTCCCTGATACGCTGCTTGAGGGTTCGATAGAATCCATGCTCGTGAAACGTTAGCCTACAGTTGCGTGGTTG
Proteins encoded:
- the LOC120956570 gene encoding myosin heavy chain, muscle isoform X27; the encoded protein is MPKPPVQVGEDPDPTEFLFVSLEQKRIDQSKPYDSKKACWVPEEKEGYVLGEIKATKGELVTVALPGGEEKNFKKEQLSQVNPPKFEKVEDMADLTYLNEAAVLHNLRQRYYSKLIYTYSGLFCVVINPYKRYPLYTNRCAKMYRGKRRNEVPPHLFAVSDGAYVNMLTNHENQSMLITGESGAGKTENTKKVIAYFATIGASGKKDENAEKKGSLEDQVVQTNPVLEAFGNAKTVRNDNSSRFGKFIRIHFTGSGKLAGADIETYLLEKARVISQQTLERSYHIFYQIMSGSVKGLKEKCLLSNNIHDYHIVAQGKTTIPSVDDGEEMQITDEAFNVLGFTQEEKDNIYRITSAVMHMGRMQFKQKGREEQAEADGTEDGDRVAKLLGVGTDDLYKNLLKPRIKVGNEFVTKGQNKDQVTNSVGALCKGIFDRLFKWLVKKCNETLDTKQKRAQFIGVLDIAGFEIFDFNGFEQLCINFTNEKLQQFFNHHMFVLEQEEYKKEGINWAFIDFGMDLLACVELIEKPMGILSILEEESMFPKATDQTFAEKLMTNHLGKSAPFMKPRPPKPGIPAGHFAIGHYAGVVSYNITGWLEKNKDPLNDTVVDQFKKGSNALMVEIFADHPGQSADPAAAKGGRGKKGAGFATVSSSYKEQLNNLMTTLKSTQPHFVRCIIPNEMKTAGVVDAHLVMHQLTCNGVLEGIRICRKGFPNRMMYPDFKLRYMILNPKGVEAEKDLKKCAQVIMDAAGLDSELYRLGNTKVFFRAGVLGQMEEFRDERLSKIMSWMQAWCRGYLSRKEFKKMQEQRVSLEIVQRNLRKYLKLRTWAWWKLWQKVKPLLNVSRVEDQIAKLEEKATKAQEAYEKEEKLRKELEALNSKLLAEKTALLDSLSGEKGALQEYQEKAAKLTAQKNDLENQLRDTQERLAQEEDARNQLFQTKKKLEQEIGSQKKDAEDLELQIQKIEQDKASKDHQIRNLNDEIAHQDELINKLNKEKKMQGEVNQKTAEELQAAEDKVNHLNKVKAKLEQTLDELEDSLEREKKLRGDVEKAKRKVEGDLKLTQEAVADLERNKKELEQTVLRKDKEISALSAKLEDEQSLVGKLQKQIKELQARIEELEEEVEAERQARAKAEKQRADLARELEELGERLEEAGGATSAQIELNKKREAELAKLRRDLEEANIQHEGTLANLRKKHNDAVAEMAEQVDQLNKLKTKAEKERTQYFAELNDARIGCDQLSNEKAAQEKIAKQLQHTLNEVQSKLDETNRTLNDFDASKKKLSIENSDLLRQLEDAESQVSQLSKIKISLTQQLEDTKRLADEEARERATLLGKFRNLEHDLDNLREQVEEEAEGKGDIQRQLSKANAEAQLWRSKYESEGVARAEELEEAKRKLQARLAEAEETIESLNQKCIALEKTKQRLATEVEDLQLEVDRASSIANAAEKKQKAFDKIIGEWKLKVDDLAAELDASQKECRNYSTELFRLKGAYEEGQEQLEAVRRENKNLADEVKDLLDQIGEGGRNIHEIEKSRKRLEAEKDELQAALEEAEAALEQEENKVLRAQLELSQVRQEIDRRIQEKEEEFENTRKNHQRALDSMQASLEAEAKGKAEALRMKKKLEADINELEIALDHANKANAEAQKNIKRYQQQLKDVQSALEEEQRARDDAREQLGISERRANALQNELEESRTLLEQADRGRRQAEQELSDAHEQLNEVSAQNASIAAAKRKLESELQTLHSDLDELLNEAKNSEEKAKKAMVDAARLADELRAEQDHAQTQEKLRKALEQQIKELQVRLDEAESNALKGGKKAIQKLEQRVRELESELDSEQRRHADAQKNLRKSERRIKELTFQSEEDRKNHERMQDLVDKLQQKIKTYKRQIEEAEEIAALNLAKFRKAQQELEEAEERADIAEQAATKFRTKGGRAGSVQRGASPAPQRQPSAMPALAGLNLPTFDDHGF